One Trichosurus vulpecula isolate mTriVul1 chromosome 7, mTriVul1.pri, whole genome shotgun sequence genomic region harbors:
- the RARS2 gene encoding probable arginine--tRNA ligase, mitochondrial isoform X2 → MQFGLLGTGFQLFGYEEKLQSNPLQHLFEVYVQVNKEAADDENVEKSARDFFHRLEAGDKQALSLWQRFRDLSIKEYVQIYKRLGVHFDEYSGESFYREKYREVLRLLDKKGLLQRTKKGTAIVDLSGKGDPSLSCTVMRSDGTSLYATRDLAAAIDRMNKYNFDSMIYVTDKGQQNHFQQVFQILRLMGYEWAERCQHVPFGLVQGMKTRRGDVTFLEDVINEIRSRMLENMAFSKTTKELENPREIAERVGLAALIIQDFKGYLLSDYKFNWDRIFQSRGDTGVFLQYTHARLSSLEETFECGHLRNINAACLQDPQSISILQHLLRYDEVLYKSSQDLQPRHIVSYLLTLSHLTAVAHKTLPIKGRLPEVAEARLHLFKAVRSVLANGMKLLGITPVSRM, encoded by the exons ATGCAATTTG GTCTCTTGGGAACTGGTTTTCAGTTGTTTGGCTATGAAGAAAAACTTCAGTCTAatcctttgcagcatctctttgAG gtttatGTACAAGTTAATAAGGAAGCAGCAGATGATGAAAATGTGGAGAAATCAGCACGTGACTTCTTTCATCGACTGGAAGCCGGTGACAAGCAAGCACTTTCATTGTGGCAGAGATTTCGGGACTTGAGCATTAAAGAGTATGTCCAGATTTACAAG AGGCTAGGAGTGCATTTTGATGAATATTCGGGAGAATCATTTTATCGAGAGAAATACCGAGAAGTCTTAAGGTTGTTGGACAAGAAAGGACTCCTACAAAGAACAAA GAAAGGAACAGCCATAGTAGATCTCTCTGGAAAAGGAGACCCTTCCTTGAGCTGCACTGTAATGCGAAGTGATGGGACTTCTCTTTATGCAACCAG AGATCTTGCAGCTGCTATTGATCGAATGaacaaatataattttgattCCATGATATATGtg ACAGATAAAGGCCAACAAAATCATTTTCAGCAAGTATTTCAAATTCTGAGGCTCATGGGATATGAATGGGCAGAAAG gtGTCAGCATGTTCCCTTTGGACTCGTGCAAGGAATGAAGACTCGAAGAGGAGATGTTACTTTTCTGGAGGATGTTATAAATGAAATTCGTTCAAGGATGCTAGAAAACATGGCTTTTTCCAAGA CAACTAAAGAACTGGAAAATCCACGTGAAATTGCAGAGAGAGTTGGACTTGCAGCACTCATTATTCAG GACTTCAAAGGTTACCTGTTGTCCGATTATAAGTTTAATTGGGACCGAATTTTTCAGAGTCGAGGTGATACAGGTGTTTTCCTGCAGTACACACATGCCAGGCTGTCTAG TTTAGAAGAGACATTTGAATGTGGTCATTTAAGAAACATCAATGCAGCTTGCCTACAAGATCCACAGTCTATTTCCATACTCCAACATCTCCTCAG gTATGATGAGGTGCTTTACAAATCCTCTCAGGATCTTCAACCCAGGCATATTGTCAGCTACCTTTTAACACTGAG TCATCTTACAGCTGTGGCTCACAAAACACTCCCTATAAAAGGCAGGCTCCCAGAAGTAGCTGAG GCCAGACTTCATCTTTTTAAAGCTGTCCGTTCTGTCTTAGCCAACGGAATGAAACTTCTTGGAATCACACCTGTATCTAGGATgtaa